Part of the Candidatus Dependentiae bacterium genome is shown below.
AAATGCCTCATATTTTTGCGCTATCTCTTCTATTCTTTTTTGGGCCGCATCAATACATTCTTTTTGCTTTTCTTGTTGAGCCGCTTGTTTTTTTTGCTGCCTTACTTGATCGACAAAAGCCTTCTCTAAGTTTTCAATCGATTGCTTATAGTTCTCACATTCTCCAGATACAAAAACAGATCTTTTTTTCTCTAAATCATCAATGATACCCAAAGACCCATCTTGATTTCTTTCATAATCCGATCGGCATTTTTCAACCGCGATGTTAAATTCTTTGTATTGTGAGCAGTATTGACTTGATGCCTTATTCCACGCATCTGCAAATACTTGAACTTCAGGAAATTGCAACATTGAAGGCGCTGTTTCATCATAAAGTTTTTGTAACCGTTCGGCTCGCTGCATTAAACCATGTATAACGCGATCAACGTCTTTTTGTACCATTTCAATACGCACTAATTGCCTGTCGCACGCTTGGACAGCCATAATTACTTCTTTTAATTTCTGTCCTGCTTGAACACATAGCTTATATGCCTTATCGCAAGCCAATGAACTTACTAATACCTCTCTTACAAACTTCTCATTGCCGATATTTTTCATAGCAGAACAAAAAGAAGCATCATAAACAATCCTTGCTGATTGCATGCGCTCAATTAAAAGACTAAATTCATCTGCAGTATCTTTTACAGTCAACGATTGCAGAATGCGAGCATCCGTTTTTGCATATATTGATTGTAATTCACTATTAAAAAGCGATAAGGTCTTTACAGATTTATTGACCATATCCTGCGTCCGAACAAGACGCTGATCATCAGATTGCACTATGTTTTTAACATCTTTTTTCTCGCCTTTATCCATGGCCTCCATAAATGCAGGCATACCCACGATTCCAACTAAAATTATTAATAGTGCATTACGTTTCTTCATAAAAACTTCCTCATTCTTTAATTTAGTTACTTATTTTACACGAACAAGGAGCGCCAGCAGCAGCCGCCTTGCCTTGACAAGCCAAACATGCTTGATGAGAATTAGTATCGCTTATTGCGCCATTCACATTATTTTTCCAGAGCAATAATGCATCAATCGCATCCTTACGACGAAATTCACGAGCAAAATCTAATGCTGTAAAGTTGGAGTGCGCTTTAGAAAAATCTGTATATCTGCCAGTATGTATTCTTGTATCTTGTGGAATTTTGATATCGAGACGAGCGCCTCCTCTACATAAAACTTCAATTACCTTGGCATGATCATTTCTTGCTGCCCTCATTAATGCTGTATCTCCCAGATCATCTTGCTCGTCAACAGAAGCTTTTGCTTTCAATAACATATCAACTGCTTTATCTTGTCCAAACATTGCAGCTGTATGAAGAGCCGTGCTAGCGTTTTTATCTTTTAGCGTAGGATCAGCCTTTGCTCTCAGCAAGACATCTACAACTTTATCACTATTGTCATGTATGCAAGCCCTTTGCAACGCTGTGTTTCCATAATTACCCTGTATATTAACATTTATACCAGCCTTAATTAATCTTATAACTTCACGAATATCATGCCCCTCAGCAGGACCAAATAATGCAGTATTCCCATTCGCATCAAGCTTATTAATAAGCTCGGCACAATCTAATACACGTACTGCCTCTTTATGGCCAAAACCAATCGCAATCTCTTTTGGCGTGTA
Proteins encoded:
- a CDS encoding ankyrin repeat domain-containing protein — its product is MKKRNALLIILVGIVGMPAFMEAMDKGEKKDVKNIVQSDDQRLVRTQDMVNKSVKTLSLFNSELQSIYAKTDARILQSLTVKDTADEFSLLIERMQSARIVYDASFCSAMKNIGNEKFVREVLVSSLACDKAYKLCVQAGQKLKEVIMAVQACDRQLVRIEMVQKDVDRVIHGLMQRAERLQKLYDETAPSMLQFPEVQVFADAWNKASSQYCSQYKEFNIAVEKCRSDYERNQDGSLGIIDDLEKKRSVFVSGECENYKQSIENLEKAFVDQVRQQKKQAAQQEKQKECIDAAQKRIEEIAQKYEAFNILLNKKSPNILQEPAVESCLKELTIAHTQIEKVICGLREAPTFEECFLRAEPALDICNNFEDSMSKLADAIKSAHDKDNKDKKKNEKKVRFLAVASLMTKNVDQEFLANSEQSDSAVAQQKIEKMNVVGHGHYGNCINPYSKQCSCLERHITSQMFQKNDVLMKAVRDGNLSIPKAQVMIYAGAQADALDSSGLTALQVAAKIGRTDLVKAMRDAMSQNSGDCQSCRINNGFAAGGGAGAPCTCGKK